In the genome of Lysobacter sp. BMK333-48F3, the window GATCCCGCATATCGTTGCCTGGACCGTGACTTCATGGACCCGACAGGGTTCTTAAGAATCATTTAATAACGTCTCCCGAAGATGCGGCGAGGCGACCGCAAGGGCAAACATAAGGGCGATCATGGCAGCTTCCCACCTGGCCGATACGATCATGGCCGATTCCATCGCCAAAAGCGCCGACGCGGACGCGGCCGAAGACGCCGCCGCGCGCGCGACCACGCCGACCCTGCAGGTCGAGCGGCTGGGCAAGACCGTGAGCCTGCCTTCGGGCGAGCTGACCATCCTCGATGCGGTCGGCTTTTCGATCGCCAAGGGCGACAGCGTGGCGATCGTCGGCGCCTCGGGTTCGGGCAAGAGCACCTTGCTGTCGCTGATGGCCGGGCTGGATTCGCCCAGCAGCGGCCGGGTACTGCTCGACGGCGAAGCGATCTCCGCGCTGGACGAGGACGGCCGCGCGCGGGTGCGCAGCGAAAAGGTCGGCTTCGTGTTCCAGAGTTTCCAACTGCTGCCCTCGCTGACCGCGCTGGAGAACGTGATGCTGCCGCTGGAGCTGCGCGGCGATCGCGACGCGCGCGCGCCGGCGCAGGCGATCCTGGCCAAGGTCGGGCTCGGCCAGCGCCTGGATCACTATCCGCGCCAACTGTCCGGCGGCGAACAACAGCGCGTGGCCCTGGCGCGCGCCTTCGTCACCCGGCCGTCGCTGCTGTTCGCCGACGAACCCACCGGCAACCTCGACACCCACACCGGCCAGGCGATCATCGAGCTGCTGTTCGAACTCAACGCCGACGCCGGCACCACCCTGGTGCTGGTGACCCACGACGATCACCTGGCCGCGCGCTGCCATCGCCGCCTGCGCCTGGACAGCGGCCGGCTGGTGCAGGGATGAACGGCGCCGCCACCACCCTGGCGATGGCCTGGCGGCAGCTGCGCCGCGACCTCAAGGCCGGCGACGTGCGCATCCTGCTGACCGCGCTGATCGTCGCGGTGCTGGCGGTGACCGCGGTCGGCTTCGTCACCGACCGCGCCGAGCGCGCCTTGGCGATCGAAGCCAACCGCCTGCTCGGCGGCGACGCGGTGATCCGCGCCGACCAGCCGATCGCCGGCAAGCTGCGCGCAGCGGCCAGCGTGCCGCAGTTGCGCCGCGCCGAAGCCACCGAACTGCAGACCATGATCCGGGTCGGCGAGCGCCTGCAGCTCGGCGACCTGCGCGCGCTCGGCCAGGGCTTCCCGTTGCGCGGCAGTTTCCGCATCGCCGAGCGCGCCGGCGGCGTCGAGCGCGACGCCGACGGCGTGCCGGCGCGCGGTACGGTGTGGATGAGCCGCGCCGGCGCCGACACCCTCGGCGCGCAGATCGGCCAGCAGATCGCGATCGGCGATGCGCGTCTGCGCCTGGCGGCGCTGGTGACCCAGGAGCCGGACGCGTCGCTGGACTATTTCAATATCGCGCCCAAGGTATTCCTCAACCTGGCCGATTTGCCGTCGACCGGGTTGATCCAGCCCGGCAGCCGGATCCGCTACCGCCTGGTGGTGGCCGGCGCGCCCGGCGCGGTCGAAGGCTTCGTCGCCGCGGCCAAGCCCGCGCTCGGCCGCGGCCAGCGCCTGGAGACGATCGCCGACGCGCGCCCGGAAGTGCGCTCGGCGCTGGACCGCGCCGGCCGCTTCCTCGGCCTGGCCGCGCTGGTGTCGGTGGTGCTGGCGGCGGTGGCGGTGGCGATGGCCGCGCGCCGGCACAGCGAACGCCATCTGTCCGGCACCGCGGTGATGCGTTGCCTCGGCGCCAGCCAGCGTCGCCTGGTCGGCATCCATGTCGGCGAAATGCTGTTGCTGGGCCTGATCGCCAGCGCGATCGGCGTCGGCCTGGCGTTCGCCTTGCAATGGGCGATCGGCGGCTGGCTGGAGCAGGCGCTGAAGATGTCGATCCCGGGCGCCGGCTGGTTGCCGGCGCTGCAGGGCCTGGGCGTGGGCCTGGTGGTGCTGCTCGCGTTCGGCGCGCCGCCGGTATTGGCGCTGCGCCGGGTGCCGGCCCTGCGCGTGCTGCGCCGCGACCTCGACCCGACCGAGCCCAGCGCCTGGCTGGTCGCGATCGCCGGCCTGCTCGGCCTCGGCGGCCTGCTGTGGTGGAAAGCCGGTTCGGCCGCCCTCGGCGCGGCCATGCTCGGCGGCATTGCCGCGACCCTGGCGGTGCTGGCGCTGCTGGCCTGGGGCTTGATCGTGGTGGTGCGCCGCTTGCGTTCGCGCCTGCGCGGCAGTCTGCGCTACGGCCTGGCCAACGTCAGCCGCCGCGCCGGCACCAGCATCGCCCAGATCTCGGCCTTGGGACTGGGGCTGATGGCGCTGCTGCTGCTGACCTTCGTCCGCACCGATCTGCTCGACCGCTGGCAACTGGCCTTGTCGGCCGATGCGCCGAACCGCTTCATCATCAACGTGCAGCAGGACCAGGTCGCCGACCTGCGCCGCTTCGTCGCCGACCAGGGGCTGGCGGCGCCGACGATGTTCCCGATGATCCGCGGCCGCCTGACCGAGCACAACGGCAAGCCGGTCACCGGCGCCGACTACGCCGAACGCGGCGACCGCGCCAAGCAACTGGCCGAGCGCGAGTTCAATCTGTCGGTGGCCGACCGTCTGCGCGCCGACAACAAGATCGTCGACGGCAGGTTCTGGGCGCCGCAGCGCCTGACCGCGCCGGAGGTGTCGGTCGAGGAAAGCTTCGCCGAGACGCTGGGCTGGAAGGTCGGCGACACGGTCGCGTTCGACATCGCCGGGCAGTTGTTCGAGGCGCGCATCACCAGCCTGCGCAAGGTCGACTGGGAAAGCTTCCGGCCGAACTTCTTCGTGATCGCCTCGCCGGGCTCGATGGACGGTTACGCGGCCAGCTACATCACCGCGATCAGCGTGCCGCCGGCGCGGACCCGCTTCACCTCCGAACTGGTCGAGCGCTTCCCCAACCTGTCGGTGATCGACATCGAGCAGGTACTCAAGCAGGTGCGCAACACCGCCGACCAGGTCTCGACCGTGGTCGAGGTGGTGTTCTACTTCTCGCTCGCCGCCGGCCTGCTGGTGCTGATGGCCGCGGTCAGCGCCAGCCAGGACGAGCGCCTGCTCGAAGGCGGGGTGATGCGGGTGCTCGGCGGCAGCCGCCGCCAGTTGCGCTTGGCCCAGGCCTCGGAGTTCGCCGCGATCGGCCTGTTGTCGGGACTGACCGCGGCGATCGCGGCCTCGGTGCTGGCCGGGGTGGTCGCGGTGCAGGTGTTCGATCTGCCGTGGCAGTTCGATGGGCGCATGGCCGCGGCCGGCGCCGGCGCCGGCGTGCTCGCGGCGCTGCTGGCCGGCCTGTTCGCGACCCGGCGCGTGCTCGACGCGCCGCCGTCGGTGACCCTGCGCGAATTGCAGGGCTGAACCGGCGCGGGCGCCGCAGGCCGCGGCGCCCGCGGGCGTTCAGGCGCTGAGTTGCGGCTCGGCCTGGAAGCGGCGCGCGTAGCCGCGCTCGTCGGCGACCCGCTCGACTTCGCCGTCGGCGAGGTCGGGTGCGGCGTAGACCGCATACACGGTGGCGCTGTCGCGGCGGCCGATGTGGTGCAGGCGATAGCGCGAGGCGCCGCTGCCGGTGTTGGGCGGGTAATGCTGCGGCGGTACGCCGCCTTCCAGATCGAGTTCGCTGTTGTCGACGGTACCGCCGACGAAGAGGGCTCGCATCGTGCGGGTCTCCTGTGTGCTGGGCCGTGGCTCGATCCTCCCGGGGCGGACGTTGGCGGGCGATGAAGCCGTCGTGCAAAGAACGCAAAGCGGCGCAGGCGGCGCCGAGACGGTTCAGTCGCCGGGCGTCAGATGGCCGGAGAACAGCTTGCGGCGCAGGCGTGCGCGCAGCCAGGCGGTCTGAACGAGCAGGCCGAGGCCCAGCGCGAGCGCCAGCCAGGCCACCAGGATCGCCCCCGGCCGCGCCGAGGCCGATTGCTCGAGATAGACCCCGGCCAGCCCCCACAGCGCGGCGAAGACATAACCGGGATTGCCGCGCATGCGCGCGTTGAGCGCGCCCAACAGCAGCGCCATCGCCGCCAGCAGGGCCAGGCTCCAGCCCAGCATGCGTTCGGTCGGCAGCAGCCGATAGGCGACGATCGTCTGGGCGGTGTTCAGAAACGCCGCCAGCGACAGCCAGCCGGCGTGCAGCGAGACCGGCAGCTTGGCCCACCACGCCTGCGCCGGCAGCGGTTCGCTGTCGCGCGCCAGCCGCAGCGCGGCCCAGGCCAGGCAGGCCAGGGCCAACCAGATGATCGCCAGCGCGAGCCAGAACCACTGCTGCGAGAACACCGGCATCCACAGCGCGGTCAGGGTGAAACCGGCCGCGACCGCGGGCCGCACCCGGACCAGGGTGGGGTCGTCGCGGTAGCGGCGGCGCGCCTGCCACAGCGCGAACAGCAGGTCGGCCAGGAAGATCGCGCCCCAGATCGAGAACGCATAACCGGCCGCGACCAGCAAAGTGGGGTAGCGGTCGGACAGGCTACCGTTGTCGGGGCCGAAGGCGCCGCGTTGCGAGAACCAGGCCACGACCGGCATCAGGGCCGCGGCGACGACGACGGGCAGGCGCATGCGCGGGCCTTCTCTCGATCCGGTGCCGACACCCTAGCCCGGGGCCGCGTAAAATCCTTGCGATGACCGCTCAACTTCGCTCACGAGACCGTTGCCACGATGCGCGCTGACCGCT includes:
- a CDS encoding ABC transporter ATP-binding protein; protein product: MAASHLADTIMADSIAKSADADAAEDAAARATTPTLQVERLGKTVSLPSGELTILDAVGFSIAKGDSVAIVGASGSGKSTLLSLMAGLDSPSSGRVLLDGEAISALDEDGRARVRSEKVGFVFQSFQLLPSLTALENVMLPLELRGDRDARAPAQAILAKVGLGQRLDHYPRQLSGGEQQRVALARAFVTRPSLLFADEPTGNLDTHTGQAIIELLFELNADAGTTLVLVTHDDHLAARCHRRLRLDSGRLVQG
- a CDS encoding FtsX-like permease family protein encodes the protein MNGAATTLAMAWRQLRRDLKAGDVRILLTALIVAVLAVTAVGFVTDRAERALAIEANRLLGGDAVIRADQPIAGKLRAAASVPQLRRAEATELQTMIRVGERLQLGDLRALGQGFPLRGSFRIAERAGGVERDADGVPARGTVWMSRAGADTLGAQIGQQIAIGDARLRLAALVTQEPDASLDYFNIAPKVFLNLADLPSTGLIQPGSRIRYRLVVAGAPGAVEGFVAAAKPALGRGQRLETIADARPEVRSALDRAGRFLGLAALVSVVLAAVAVAMAARRHSERHLSGTAVMRCLGASQRRLVGIHVGEMLLLGLIASAIGVGLAFALQWAIGGWLEQALKMSIPGAGWLPALQGLGVGLVVLLAFGAPPVLALRRVPALRVLRRDLDPTEPSAWLVAIAGLLGLGGLLWWKAGSAALGAAMLGGIAATLAVLALLAWGLIVVVRRLRSRLRGSLRYGLANVSRRAGTSIAQISALGLGLMALLLLTFVRTDLLDRWQLALSADAPNRFIINVQQDQVADLRRFVADQGLAAPTMFPMIRGRLTEHNGKPVTGADYAERGDRAKQLAEREFNLSVADRLRADNKIVDGRFWAPQRLTAPEVSVEESFAETLGWKVGDTVAFDIAGQLFEARITSLRKVDWESFRPNFFVIASPGSMDGYAASYITAISVPPARTRFTSELVERFPNLSVIDIEQVLKQVRNTADQVSTVVEVVFYFSLAAGLLVLMAAVSASQDERLLEGGVMRVLGGSRRQLRLAQASEFAAIGLLSGLTAAIAASVLAGVVAVQVFDLPWQFDGRMAAAGAGAGVLAALLAGLFATRRVLDAPPSVTLRELQG